From one Ictalurus punctatus breed USDA103 chromosome 20, Coco_2.0, whole genome shotgun sequence genomic stretch:
- the LOC108280405 gene encoding transcriptional regulator ERG, which produces MNYDKLSRALRYYYNKRILHKMKGKRFTYKFNFSKLILVNYPNQHSCHQAFHSGNSLPFSCFSSDGPLYSPPVERAQPSVTHPLLLPYCFTKSLPFSQANPNQGQFPLHSALPSSAMNLSELLHLLPFNSSLPLGQTLTSWPTNGSAKWCLSRATAPSQMDESEG; this is translated from the exons ATATTACTACAATAAACGGATTCTCCATAAGATGAAAGGAAAGCGATTCACGTATAAGTTTAACTTCAGTAAACTGATTTTGGTGAATTATCCCAATCAGCATAGCTGCCATCAg GCATTTCATTCTGGAAACTCTCTCCCATTCTCTTGTTTTTCTTCTGATGGACCACTTTATAGCCCACCTGTGGAAAGAG CTCAACCATCAGTCACTCACCCTTTGCTGCTCCCCTACTGCTTCACAAAGTCCCTCCCCTTTTCTCAGGCCAATCCAAACCAAGGACAGTTTCCTCTCCATTCTGCCCTGCCCTCTTCAGCAATGAACCTATCAGAGCTCTTACATCTGCTGCCGTTCAATTCATCCCTGCCCCTTGGCCAAACTTTAACAAGCTGGCCAACAAATGGTAGTGCAAAGTGGTGTTTAAGCAGAGCCACAGCACCAAGCCAGATGGATGAAAGTGAAGGATAA